A part of Corynebacterium lactis RW2-5 genomic DNA contains:
- a CDS encoding aldose 1-epimerase family protein, protein MELIAHEHEFVDISAGDYEASISVFGGGPRACTYQGRPLLTDYPKGFNPPLSAGTLLAPWPNRVADGVFIFDGDVCRLDITEPSRANAIHGFVADRLWQVSETKLDSVTLTTTIADEPGWKWPLELSVTWSVDEDEGLVGEVRVKNCSDQPAPFGFGWHPYLCALGEEVNGCSLTLPVDKNLPLEPIRNLPAGPAIDADRVLEGVGTAAPLAGVWLDHCFFDSADGGVQGGGRREAKLTGPDGRGVRLWADENFAWFQVYTADPARREGFPGHGKAIAVEPMTCPPDALRSGRGVITLNFGEVKQLVMGLQVLNRK, encoded by the coding sequence GTGGAGCTCATTGCGCATGAGCATGAATTCGTGGATATCTCCGCGGGAGACTATGAGGCGAGTATTTCGGTATTCGGAGGAGGGCCGAGGGCCTGTACTTACCAGGGCAGGCCTCTGCTGACGGATTATCCGAAGGGGTTCAACCCGCCCCTGTCCGCTGGAACACTTCTCGCTCCGTGGCCGAATCGAGTGGCGGATGGGGTCTTTATCTTCGACGGTGATGTCTGCCGGCTCGACATCACGGAGCCGTCTCGCGCCAATGCAATCCACGGTTTCGTCGCAGATCGGCTGTGGCAGGTCAGCGAGACAAAGCTAGATTCGGTGACCCTGACTACGACAATTGCCGACGAGCCGGGGTGGAAGTGGCCCCTGGAGTTGTCCGTGACCTGGAGCGTCGATGAAGACGAAGGGCTCGTCGGGGAGGTCCGCGTCAAAAACTGTTCGGACCAACCGGCACCGTTCGGATTCGGGTGGCATCCGTACCTGTGCGCGTTGGGCGAGGAGGTCAATGGCTGTAGCCTGACTCTCCCCGTGGACAAGAACCTTCCCCTGGAGCCCATTCGAAATCTTCCGGCCGGCCCGGCTATCGACGCCGACCGTGTTCTGGAGGGCGTCGGGACAGCGGCACCTCTAGCTGGCGTATGGCTCGATCATTGTTTCTTTGATTCCGCAGACGGCGGAGTCCAGGGAGGTGGCCGTCGTGAAGCGAAGCTGACCGGTCCGGATGGCCGAGGGGTAAGGCTTTGGGCGGACGAAAACTTTGCCTGGTTCCAGGTTTATACGGCCGACCCCGCTAGGCGTGAGGGCTTCCCCGGCCACGGGAAGGCAATTGCGGTGGAACCGATGACTTGTCCTCCGGACGCATTGCGTTCAGGTAGGGGGGTAATAACGTTGAATTTCGGAGAGGTAAAACAACTGGTCATGGGGTTGCAAGTACTAAATCGAAAGTAG